cacacacacagagctgtcCCAAACTaggattttatacacacacacacacacacacacacacatacacacacacacacacacacacatatatgtatatataaatgttcaGATATATCTCTTTCCCTTTGGAGACCACCTTCTAAGTAAAGACACTATTCCTTGAGATACCATCCTTTGTTAAATAAATCATTCTGTTTCTAGATCTCAAGGAACAGCAATGTACCTGAACACTCCTTAGGAATTTATTAATGAACAGAAATACCATTCATGTGACTCATCAAAAGGATACAAGGAATTCATGTGCCCATTGGCTCTACTGGCCATATCCAATTCTAAATTAATTCTCTGTCTATTCTGGTCCCTGATGGGCAAAGTGACATATATGATAGTTTCAGGTATCTCTAGCCCTTCCCAGTATTCTAGGCTAGGTCTGAGCAGCCCTAAATGTTAGGGGTGACCCTGTTTTATATTTGGGAGTCAGTGAAGCCTTCAAACATACCAACAAACCCCAGGGACTTTTGGAATATACTGAGAATGAGAGAACTCTATATGAATGTGTCCAGGAATTGATAACACTCCTTTGGTATGTGGATGGGTTCTTGAGGGCCTGTCTTCATGAAATGATCAGTCATCCAAGCTGTTTCTGTCTGCCTGTGACCTATTCCTAAGGGAAGTATCTCATCCTGTTGGGACTGCATCAATAGGTAGGAAGCTACCATGTGATCTACAAGTATTCCTAATTAAGAGCCTATTTTCCAGCATCTTCTCCTTGTACCAGCCTTCCCCCAAAAGTTCCAAGTAGCAAAATATATGCTGACTTGCTTTTTAAGAAGCTTGTCAAGTTAATCAAATGTTTTGAAGCTTTTATCCTTTATGGAAGATGCAGTCATCTTACCAAGAATCTGTTTGTGTAGACACCTCATGAACACCAATAGGTGAGATAACCAAGGGCACCAGGAAATTATTGTCTCTCATTGCCTTGAGGGCACACCAAAACCCCCTCTACCAACTTCTTTATTCACCTCATTGAGGAGAACCTGTGATTGTCCTTCACTTTAGCTGAaatgtctttatttcttctcGTTTCATTTATAGTGATAATGTCAATATGGATATGGTTCAATTCCTCCAGTAGTGTACCAACTCATTAGTCACTGGACAAAATTTCATATTCAGAGTGCCAACagttaaattaatatttgtagaTGGCCAAAAATGGTGTGATTCTTAACATCCTCTGACCTCTTGCTTCAATCCACCATCAACACTGCAGAAGTGGAGGAGGAGAATACAGGACTGAaggctattttgtatttttatctgtttaGTGAATCCCCATGGCTAGAGTATTTGCCCCCTACTAGTTCAGCTTCTGCTGATGAGATTCTCCACATCTAGTGAGCTGGTCTTTGAAAAGTGGACACAATTTGTCACCAGTGCCATACTCAAAGTCTTTTCAGCTTATTCAAGCCAATAGAGCTTAGGTTCTCCTGGTACTTCAGGTATCCCAGGTCCCTGCCACATAGTGATAAGGCACTAGAGGAGGACTGTTGTGGGCATTATAAGATATTTCGGTACTCAAAGGGATCTGCAATCTCATCCAACAATGCATCTGTGACTCTGGTTCATGTTTTCCCCTAAGTTCACCACAAATAATTTGCCTAATGTGCTGAAGGTCTTCCTCACATTCTCTTGACATAACAAGGATACCAACAGAGTACACAGCATGTTCACTGGTTGAATCCTGGGATAAACTCACTGTCTCTTTGTAGTGTTGGTACAAATTATATGTAGTAATGGATAAACATAGGCATTCTTTACTCACTTGGTTTGTCTACATAGATAGTTAAACTgaattcttttgagtgattatgaatGTCATTTAACAGGCTTTGAAATTATCTATAGCATGTTACTATCAGTATAATGTCATCAACAAATAGGAGGAAGACCTTCTCATCTATAGGGAATTCTTCCTCAACTTGTACTTTGTGGGGAATCTCCTCAATGACCATGATGAACACATTGCCCCTCTTGGCAAGCATATCTCCCTATttgatatctcattttatattaaCGATCATAATGTGTTGATAGTAAATAACACATGCAGGGTGAATTCTACCATATACTGAAAGAATAATTAATCCTAATATTATGTAAACTGtttgaagaaataagaaaagaaagaatctcATCAAATTCCCTTTATGATATAAATAAGAGTTCTTGATACCTGATGTAGGGGGAGacaaatcaaagaaagaataatgtAGACCTATTCCCCTAATGAAAAGCAACacaaagtttttaaataaaaatttattaaagagGTTACAGCAACACATAAAAAAGATTGTACATTATGATgaagtaggatttataccaggaatgcagaattggatcagtattaggaaaactataaatataaaaatactcaCAATTGTATAATTttatcaataaatgcagaaaaagcttttgagaaaatacaactcTCATTCATATTAACAACATTACAAAGCTTAGGGATAAATAAACTTTTCCTTTATTTGGCAAATATgttttatctaaaaccaagagccagcatCATACAGAATGGAGATAAACTGAATGCCTTTACAATAAGATCAAGGttaaagcaaggatgtctattatcagcATTACTATTTAGTATAATGTTAGAAATGCTATGTATAGcaataaagacaagaaaaagaaatctaggaaataagcataagcaaagaggaaatgaaaatattGGGTTTTTGCATATAACATCATGGTCTACATAGAGAACCCTAGAAAGTTATTGAAATAATAGCGTCAGCAAAATATCAgtatataaaataagcccacaccTTTCTATATTTTACCAACAAAGctcaacaggaagagatagaaagaaaaattccatttaaaataattattggaCATATAAAATGTGTGAGTCCATCTACCAACTCACACATAGTAACTATAAAACActctataaaaataaagacacCCAAATAATTTAAGAGATATTAATGGTACATTGTTGGGCCAtgtcaatataattaaaatgacaagacTACAAcaaaattgatttacttattcagtgccattctGTTCAAACTACCACTATGAAGGGATtactttatagagttagaaaaaaaaacaagcgaACTTatttgaaggaataaaaagtcaagattctcaagggaaataaagaaaaaaaaagaaggaagggaatctAGCAGTGCCAAATCTTAACATACACTACAGTACTCATGAAAATTAtttgataatgaaaaaaaaataagaagttaaTCATTGGAACAGATCAGGTACACAACATACAAAAACAGACCAACATAGTAGTTTAGTGTTCAACAAGCCCAAAGAAACCTTCTAAAGTAataactcattatttaacaaaaattgctatgaaaactaaaaaaatagtgtggcagaagtTTAatttagatcaggagttcttaacttggattcatggatagatttcagtggGTAATGtatttggatggggaaaatggcatctttattttcactagcctttaactgaaatttagcatgtacctcaattattttaaagagcttcATTCAGAAAAGATTCATAAGTTTTACTctactgccaaaggggcccatgacacaaaacaCATTAAGAACCATTGTTTTGGACTAGCAcctcatagaagataaaatgcacattttcaattATATAAAACTGAGgaggttttacacacacatacacacagaaaatcAGTACAGctaaaattaggagggaaatCAGTAATCAAGGAAAAAGATCTTTGCAGAAAAGTGTGATACCCAAGTTATATATGGagctgattcaaatatataagtaTAATGGCTATTTCCCAACAGATAAATGATGAAAGAATAGGATATTAACaagcagttctcaagggaaaaatataaataatcagTAGGcatatatgaaagaatgttccaaattagtaataattagagaaatttaaattaaaactgaGGTTCTAACTCATactatcaaattggcaaagatacaaaAAATGCTGGACTGTTGGAAGAGAAAGGCACACTGGTACACTATTCTTagggctgtgaattggtctagccattccgGAAAGCACTTTGTGACCATGTTCCAAAGTCACTAaaggtcatatcctttgacctagtgataTTAATGCTAGACCTAAAAGatcaaacaaagacaaaaaagagtgatatctacagaaatattttttgtattttttatactTTTGTCATTGTTATTTTGTCATTGCAAAGAAATGGACCCAAAGGAATGCCTTCAATTTAGGAATTGCTGAAAAAGTTATGGTATGTGGATTTAATTCAGCagtgtgttggtaaatatttaaaaactaagCCCTCTGGAAAAATGCATACACAAtacatttaagtttaatctgcattattaacattttccccatccctttcttgtgtagacaacaacaacaaaaattaagctctgatttgtagcattcaccaatttctgaggtataacaattggctctccaggAGGTACAAACTGACCTCAGAACACCCCAATTTAATTGAATGTTATTtcaatatattaaatgaaaaaaggcatatttcagagaaaccttggaagacttgtatgaactgatgcagaatgaaatgagcagaaccaagagaataatttatatggtAGTAAGAATATGGTAAGGACAAATAGCTTTGAAAAAATTTCAGAACTCTGACCAACCGTGACTCTAAAGGAATGATGAGAAAGCATGATAGtaatctcctgacagagagatgatagactcaagatgcagaattagaaaaacatttttagatatatgaaatatttgaatttgttttgattgattatgcttatttgttttttaaaatgcatttttctttttttctttggggggagaggagataGCTATAGGattgcccctccccccagaaaaaaaacaaaaaagaaagaaaagagggtcattgaaaaatttttgttttaaatgcaaAGGAAGATGTGAACAACAAGATGGaagactagatattttctctgatccttgTAATCTCAAGTAAAGcaacttcagttttctccatgGTCTAGCACATCTGGAActcaaacaaaggttaaaaacaTTAATGGACATACCTTGATCTCGCAAGGCATATCCTACCCCATTTCCCACCACACAACCTGTAGCAAGGCTGCAGCAGCCATGCCAAGGACCTGACGCACTGACTTACAACAAAACCCAACTTAATGCCCCAACACCTCTTTGCTCTTTCCAGCGCCATAGAGATACAGGTTGCAGAAGTTGCCTCAGGCCTTAGTGGCCAGTATTATGGTGGCAGCATTCCATGTTGCAAACGATTTCTACAGGACAGCAGAGATACAAGAAAACTTCCcatgaacacagaaaacaaagtataTGTCAAAAGAATCCATATACcacttcagaaaagaaaaacccaagcCTGCAAACTCCCGAAAATATAATGGTTAAATTAAACAATCCattgaaaaaatacttcaagggatctgaagcatttttatatacaaaggaaaggaaattctaataacacaagactattttACACTCACCAGAAAACACAGGAAAATGGAAgaatgtgttctgaagagcaatggaGCTCACAATGCAGTCCAGGGTGACCTGCCCtgaaaatctgagcttaaccataaatgaaaaaaagagtgacattggaaaagaaaagaaaaccttacAATCTTTtccttataagaaacacatttaaaaaacacagacatatacaaaataaaatcaaagggggcagctaggtggtgcagtgagtagagcaccagccctggagtcagaaggacctgagttcaaatctggcctcttgaCACATGTAcaaggtgtgtgaccttgggcaagtcacttaaccccctatAAACGATTGATTTCCATACACATGGATGGGTTCTCTTTGCTATAGGAAATCTAAGTGGAGCTATAAGGAATGGAGATGTGTAAAAAGGTTTcttgagagaaaggaagatgacACCCTGTAGGAATTTTAATTTTCTGCACCTTCCGCAGCATCACATTCTTCTCCTGCACTGTCTGATGTCCATAATGTTAGGTTGTCTCTAAGCAACTGCATGATAAGGGTGCTGTCTTTGTAGGAGTCCTCGTTCAGTGTATCAAGTTCTACAATAGCCTCATCAAAAGCTGTTTTAGCCAATGTGCAGGCAAGCTCCAGATTATTAAGGATCTCATAGTAAAATACAGAAAAGTTAAGAGCTAGCCCCAGGTGAATTGGATGTGTAGGTTGCATCTCTTTCTTGCTGATGTCAAATGCTTCTTGATAAGCTCCTTGGGAATTATCTATTGCTTGTTTTCGGTCATCACCACACGCTACTTCAGCAAGGTACCGGAAGTAGTCTCCCTTCATTTTCAGATAGAAGACCTTGCTCTCTGGATTAGTCACATTGGCTATTAAAAACTTATCCAACAATTCCAGGACAGTGGTACAAATGGATCTTAGCTCACATTCTACTTTCTCCCGGTAGTCCTTGACCAGCTGCATCTTCTTGTCAGTGGTGTCACTTTTCTGCTCGATGCTGGAAATGACCCTCCAGGCtgaccaattgccctgccaaaaaacaaaaacaaaataaaatcaaagggatgaaaaaatgcaCTGTGCACCAACTGAATCCACAAAGGTATGTATTGCCATCATGCTATCAAAGTGAAAGTAAACACTCAAAAAGTAAAACCACATCCCAGTGGAtgagtagtcaaaggatatgaaaaacaGAAACCATAGAAAGATctacctgaactgatgcagagacaagaaaacaatatacgcaatgactacaataatataaatggaaagaaccaccacaaaacaattaaaaatgaatgctgcaaATTATGGGGGGAAAGCATGGTTCCAAAGAAGAGTTATAAGAAGAAATCCCTATCCTACTTCTTTGCAGGAGTGGAAAGTTTGAGTGTGGCACATTGAacgtcttttcatatttttttctttgtattggtccattttgctgactttttctcttttttactttttttctttaacattttttgttattatatgAGGTGGCTTTCTGGGAGGTGATACTTGGAGATATTCTGGTGatgtacaaaacaaaatatatctataaaatgtctttaaaaataaacttcctaaagCTAAAGAGGAGAGAACCAAGTAGTCCTTAGGGGCCATTAGTGTTTGCTAGGCTTAAAATAAGCTAATTATTATAACGGTGTTACATTAATAACATGGGTTATACTTTaggtatatatatagtattatatattgtatatatacatatatgttatatatatataatgtgtatgtatatatatatacatatatataatgggCAATGtatttggatggggaaaatgacatctttattttcactaatctttaactgaaatttagcatgtacttcaattattttaaatagctgCATTCAGAAAAGATTCATAGGTTttactgccaaaggggcccatgacacaaaacaCATTAAGAACCATTGTTTTGGACTAACAcctcatagaagataaaatgcacaattttgattgcataaaactGAGTAGGTTTTGCACAATCAAAATTATatggcattatatatatatatatgtgtgtatatatcatactTATGGGTTAAACCTGTGGAAGAAATCATCACCATATGAGTAACAATCAGCTCAAAATCAATTGAAATAGGTTTAGAACCATGGAAAAATGGAGAATATGTTTTAAAGTTCTGTTTACATAGGTGCATTCTAAAATTTAGGAATCCAACTTCCCCTAGACCATCTCCTGGTTGCTTTCATTCTCACAAATTATCCACCATagctggaatattctccctccttagCTTCCTATATTCCTTCAAGGCTTGCCTCAAGGAAAACTTCCACCTTATCACAGATTTTGAgcagaaagagaccttagaggtcatctgatacAATtatctcattatacagatgaggaaactgagctgaaATCCAGCAGTCTTTCCGCTGCACTCTTCTTCCCTAAGCCTCCTAGTTGTGAGTGCCATCATCTTCCTCAAATGACCTTTTATGTATTTATTGCTGGACATATTGCTTATGACTGACTCATTGAGgacaaagattgtttcatttttgcctttgaatcctcAAAACCTAGCACAgttgttggcacatagtaggccctcaataaatgcttgataaattgaATTTGCTGAAACTTCAGGAAACTCAAAATCCAAGCCAAGTCCAAGGaccagaatttcattcttttaaagtttaatctgatttacaaggaaaaagaaatgcaCGGATTTCCGGATCTTGACTCTGTATGTAGTACTTCTTTGTACTAGATACTTTGACCTCAGAAGCAAACCTCTATATCTATTGGAGTTAATCTTTAGCTTATAAGAACTAGATCATTAAAAAGTTAGAGTAGACAAGGTTAAGGTATGCTCTGAAAGCTACTTAGAGCAAATCACTCATTTTTTCCATTGTGCAAAAAGTCATTTTGTCAATCATATTAAAATTATGTAGCAACAAATTTGAATATGAAGTAGAAATCATTTTCCACATGAcaaacattcatatagcattagTCATGTGATCTAGACTTAGATTTAATTTGAGGTGGGAGAACCCTTACAAGACATCTAGTCTTTAGAGATCAAAAAACTGAGCTCCAAAAAGATGAAGCAAACTGCCCAAAGTCTGAAAGACAGTAAggagcagagttgggatttgaacccaggcctttcgagtccaaatccagtgcaAGTCTTTATTATCAAGTTAAACAAAATCAATTCCTTTCGATATGGAGACGCCCCATTAAACAGATGTTTGGGGATTTCCTTTGTGTGCAGATGCAGGAGTGAACCATTGTAGATGCTCCTGGCTAGTTTCACTTCCACTTAAAGCAgaaagcttttttgttttttcctctcacACCCAAGTGGAAGGACATATCCCTATCGGGCCAATGCTCATGGACAggattcttctttttaaagttgtttcctGGTGGAAAGTACTGAAATAATTATTATTTGCCCACAGGATACAGGacattatttctttcattctgcAAGATAGATTTTACAAGTTAAGAATCCGTCTGAATTTTTCCTAATTGTCAACTCCTGAAAAATATGAGAGTACTCATTAATCATATGGCCATATAACAAGAGTCATCCAAATTCATTAATACAATTTATATTTGCCTTGCCAAGGGACAGTAAAAGAGCATCCAAATTTCAAATGCAAATCCCTTTGCTAATTTGAAAAGTGAAAGCTCTGTTAATAAATTACAGAGAATTTCCCTTAAACTTGTTATCTTAGTTATTAGTACAAATGACACCTGTTATTGATGATCAAACTCAATATGAGAAGATCACTTTGGAAACACTCTCAGTAATTTGTGTTTGAAGCCCCAATCTCACAAAGAGTTCCATATTTCAAATGCTGTTAAAGGTTTGAGTGAACAATACGAGCCAACACTGGGACAgggcagccaaaaaaagctaatgcaatcttctGCTGCATTAATAGCAATTCATTGTCCAGAACAAAGGGAGTTCTTGAAGTCctgctgtcctctgccctggtcgGGCCACATCCAAAGGATTGTGGTCAGTTCTGAGGGCCACATTGTAGAGAGGACCACAATAAGCTAGGGAGCATTCAAGGGAGAGCAGGGGCTCTGAAAACCATGTTTTCTGAGCAATGGCTGAAGGGGATGGAGACaatgaaaatatttacaaaggCTATGATAGCTGTCATAAAATATTGGACGGGCTTTAcagggtgggtgggggggtggattTGGCTCATTCTATGTAGATGCAAGTGATAGAACTAAGGATAGTCTGTGAAATTTATGAGGAGAGAGGTTTCAGTTCCATTTTAGAAAGAGCTTCCGAATAATCAGGGCTCTGTCACGATGGAGTGGACTGCCTTGTAAGTTAGTGAATTAGCTGTCTTTGGAAATACTCAGGAGCAACCTGAATGATCACCTATCAGGACTCTTACAGAAGGGATTCCTGCATGGGGCAGGAGGTTGGTAACTTTTACAGTTCCCTTCAACTTTGTAAGAGCCTCTAATTCTGTATCCAGCACTCATCACCCTCTTCCCCCGGCCAGAGACCCAGcctatataacaaagaatatttttaagaacaaaggaaggaggaaaaaatgggcaacattgtgcaatacactaaaaaaagaaaatatatgcaatgttccacacctatggacctcccacctctgtaGAAGAggtcatatctcttctttggggccattcTTGTTTGTTGTGGTTTGGCAAcattgacttttaactcttttgtggttGCTTCTTCTGTTTATATTATTGTTGCTATtgcattcttttgttttcttggctcagcttatttcattctgtaacggttcatatagatctttccaagCCTCTCTCTATTTATCATATGCACTATTTCTTACAGGACAGTGATACTCTATTGCATTCGTGTACCACACTGTTTAGTCGTTCTCCTCTTGGCCGCAACAAAAaacatagcagcacttttttgtatTATAAATGATGTGAAAACAAGGTAGATGCCCATCAACAGGGAATGACTAAAAAAGCGGTGGCAGATGAATATACTGATAGACTTATTACCATATGGTAAGAGACAATGAATATGatcatttcagagaaacatgggaagacttatgcaAAGACAGACataaagtgaaataagtagaaccaagaaaacaatatatacaatgactacaacaaaagaaaaatgcatgAAACTGAACACTGTAAAATTATTTTGACCAAGTTTGGTCCCAAGGAGGAACTGAAAAAATGCACTTTTTCCCTTCTGCAAAAGTGGGGACTAAAGGTATGGAATAGACATATACCGTTTTACAGGATGCGTTGGTTGtttttgctaaactgttttttcatcttcctttttaaaCACTTTGTTATGAGAGATGGTCCACAGTGTATAGGAGACAGGCTGGATATATTCAGTAATAAGGGTGACATAAAACCAAAAGATAGCAAGTAGAATACTCacaatttgtattattttttcacaAATAAATCAATGCTTCCATCTGGAGCCCTAGGTTGTCCATCTCTTCCAGAAGCTAGGCCCATAGAACTTGTTGTATCCATATGCCTTCTACTATTTGTAGCTAGCACCATCATAACAAAATTACATTTGAGATTAGTGTTCCTGGCCTTGACATTCTAGAAGTAGGAGAAAAGGTGGGTAGGGAGTATAAGTGGAGAGGacgggaaagaagaaaaaggtgcTGATTATGATAGAAGAGATTCCTGCATTCTAGAATCTTTGggttgggagggactttagaagtcacaTCTAGACCAGGCCACATGTCGCCAAGGATCCCCTTGACAGTGGGGACAGCAGAAAATTGATCCTACATatgaagatctccagtgaaggTCATACAAGCAGTCCAAAGTGCAGATGCAGGCATAATGGACTTTGAAATGGAGGCTTAACAGCTTCTAAGAACTAGATCATTAAAAAGTCAAGGTACACTCTGAAAGCTACTTCTTCAGAAATATACCCAGACTTACAAATTGAGTATCATGGAATCCTCGagattgttcttgttgttcataattccttttcgaagaggaccagtgacatcacagggtgacgtcttgatttgtgcatgaattgaatttaagcgagacagagttgcacaaaatcatc
The Trichosurus vulpecula isolate mTriVul1 chromosome X unlocalized genomic scaffold, mTriVul1.pri SUPER_X_unloc_2, whole genome shotgun sequence genome window above contains:
- the LOC118833154 gene encoding 14-3-3 protein theta-like, with the protein product MNSEGEGNWSAWRVISSIEQKSDTTDKKMQLVKDYREKVECELRSICTTVLELLDKFLIANVTNPESKVFYLKMKGDYFRYLAEVACGDDRKQAIDNSQGAYQEAFDISKKEMQPTHPIHLGLALNFSVFYYEILNNLELACTLAKTAFDEAIVELDTLNEDSYKDSTLIMQLLRDNLTLWTSDSAGEECDAAEGAEN